From Haloglomus litoreum, the proteins below share one genomic window:
- a CDS encoding 30S ribosomal protein S7 produces the protein MSTEQPDPDAPADTEDERISAKLFEQYSVDDIEYDDPSTRRYITVTPVAHTMGRHANKQFKKSEISIVERLINRLMQTEENTGKKQQATQIVRDAFATIESRTEENPVQVLVTAVENSGPREETVRLKYGGISVPKAVDVAPQRRVDQALKFIARGVKQNSYKTKTTAAEALAQQLIGAADYDLQTYAISQKEEKERVAAAAR, from the coding sequence ATGAGCACGGAACAGCCTGACCCCGACGCACCCGCCGACACGGAGGACGAGCGCATCTCCGCGAAACTGTTCGAGCAGTACTCGGTCGACGACATCGAGTACGACGACCCCTCGACGCGACGGTACATCACCGTCACGCCGGTCGCGCACACGATGGGTCGCCACGCGAACAAGCAGTTCAAGAAGTCCGAGATCTCCATCGTCGAGCGGCTCATCAACCGCCTGATGCAGACCGAGGAGAACACGGGCAAGAAGCAGCAGGCGACCCAGATCGTCCGCGACGCGTTCGCCACCATCGAGAGCCGGACCGAGGAGAACCCGGTCCAGGTCCTCGTCACCGCTGTCGAGAACAGCGGCCCGCGCGAGGAGACCGTCCGCCTGAAGTACGGCGGTATCTCGGTCCCGAAGGCGGTCGACGTGGCCCCGCAGCGCCGCGTCGACCAGGCCCTGAAGTTCATCGCCCGGGGCGTCAAGCAGAACTCCTACAAGACGAAGACCACGGCCGCCGAGGCGCTCGCCCAGCAGCTCATCGGCGCCGCCGACTACGACCTGCAGACGTACGCCATCTCCCAGAAGGAAGAGAAGGAGCGCGTCGCCGCTGCAGCTCGGTAA
- a CDS encoding NusA-like transcription termination signal-binding factor → MRVTLSDEARRLVALFEDETDVAARDCLVDDEFDRVVFVVPPGEMGKAIGPDGQHVKRMERRLDRDVELVEGADRAADFVANALAPAAVYNVTVSENGDRIAYAEVDSADRGVAIGTDGRTIQRARELAQRHFDIDEIELT, encoded by the coding sequence ATGCGGGTCACGCTGTCGGACGAGGCACGCCGGCTGGTCGCGCTGTTCGAGGACGAGACCGACGTGGCGGCCCGGGACTGCCTCGTCGACGACGAGTTCGACCGCGTGGTGTTCGTCGTGCCGCCCGGTGAGATGGGGAAGGCCATCGGCCCGGACGGCCAGCACGTCAAGCGGATGGAGCGCCGCCTCGACCGCGACGTGGAACTCGTCGAGGGCGCCGACCGGGCCGCCGACTTCGTCGCGAACGCGCTCGCGCCCGCGGCGGTCTACAACGTGACCGTCAGCGAGAACGGCGACCGTATCGCGTACGCGGAGGTCGACTCGGCCGACCGCGGGGTCGCCATCGGCACCGACGGGCGGACCATCCAGCGGGCCCGGGAACTGGCCCAGCGACACTTCGATATCGACGAGATCGAGTTGACCTGA
- a CDS encoding signal recognition particle protein Srp54: MVLDNLGSSLRGSLEKLRGQSRLSEEDVEEIVKEIQRALIQADVDIALVQALSDDIKERALDEEPPAGTTARDHILRIVYEELVALVGDSTEIPLEPQTIVLAGLQGSGKTTTAAKMAWWFSKKGLRPAVIQTDTFRPGAYDQAKQMTERAEVDFYGDPDEEDPVKIARDGLEKTKDADVRIVDTSGRSGLNEELVDELEEIEAEVNPDHNLLVLDAAIGQGAKDQAKAFGDAVGIDGVVITKLDGTAKGGGALAAVDQTNSTIAFLGTGEEVQDIERFEPSGFISRLLGMGDLKQLTERVERAMEETQAEDDDWDPEDLMEGEFTLHDMRKQMNAMNKMGPLDQVMDMIPGLGGGLMDQLPDDAMDVTQDRMRNFEVVMDSMTEEELQQPRSIGKSQVERIARGSGQGEEVVRELLEQHKMMARMLKQFQGMGDGDMQRMMKQMQGGGGGGGGMGGMGPFGD, from the coding sequence ATGGTACTCGACAATCTCGGCTCCTCGCTGCGCGGCTCCCTCGAGAAGCTCCGGGGGCAGTCCCGCCTGAGCGAGGAGGACGTCGAGGAGATCGTCAAGGAGATCCAGCGCGCGCTCATCCAGGCCGACGTCGACATCGCGCTGGTCCAGGCGCTGTCCGACGACATCAAGGAGCGCGCCCTGGACGAGGAGCCACCAGCCGGGACGACTGCCCGCGACCACATCCTCCGCATCGTCTACGAGGAACTCGTCGCGCTGGTCGGCGACTCCACCGAAATCCCCCTCGAACCACAGACCATCGTCCTCGCCGGCCTGCAGGGGTCGGGGAAGACGACGACGGCGGCGAAGATGGCCTGGTGGTTCTCGAAGAAGGGGCTCCGTCCCGCGGTCATCCAGACGGACACCTTCCGCCCGGGCGCGTACGACCAGGCCAAGCAGATGACCGAGCGGGCCGAGGTGGACTTCTACGGCGACCCCGACGAGGAGGACCCCGTGAAGATCGCCCGCGACGGCCTCGAGAAGACGAAGGACGCCGACGTCCGCATCGTCGACACCTCGGGTCGCTCCGGCCTGAACGAGGAACTCGTCGACGAACTCGAGGAGATCGAGGCCGAGGTGAACCCGGACCACAACCTGCTCGTCCTCGACGCGGCCATCGGCCAGGGGGCGAAGGACCAGGCGAAGGCGTTCGGCGACGCGGTCGGCATCGACGGCGTCGTCATCACGAAGCTGGACGGGACGGCGAAGGGTGGTGGCGCCCTCGCGGCCGTCGACCAGACCAACTCGACCATCGCCTTCCTCGGGACCGGCGAGGAGGTACAGGACATCGAGCGGTTCGAGCCGTCGGGGTTCATCTCCCGCCTGCTCGGGATGGGCGATCTGAAGCAGCTGACCGAGCGCGTCGAGCGCGCGATGGAGGAGACCCAGGCCGAGGACGACGACTGGGACCCCGAGGACCTGATGGAGGGGGAGTTCACCCTCCACGACATGCGCAAGCAGATGAACGCGATGAACAAGATGGGGCCGCTCGACCAGGTCATGGACATGATCCCGGGGCTGGGTGGCGGGTTGATGGACCAGCTCCCGGACGACGCGATGGACGTCACCCAGGACCGGATGCGCAACTTCGAGGTCGTGATGGACTCGATGACCGAGGAGGAACTGCAGCAGCCCCGCTCCATCGGCAAGTCACAGGTCGAGCGCATCGCCCGCGGCTCCGGGCAGGGCGAGGAGGTCGTCCGGGAACTGCTGGAACAGCACAAGATGATGGCCCGGATGCTCAAGCAGTTCCAGGGGATGGGCGACGGCGACATGCAGCGGATGATGAAGCAGATGCAGGGCGGCGGTGGCGGCGGTGGCGGCATGGGCGGCATGGGGCCGTTCGGGGACTGA
- a CDS encoding winged helix-turn-helix domain-containing protein — protein sequence MTDSRFVERTDPDEVFALLSNDTRVRTLRALWEAEDRTATFSELREAVGMQDSGQFNYHLDELVGRFVARTEDGYELTRAGKLINGAIEAGAYTSEGSIDPLELEEPCPTCGGARTFRYEDETVRVECDACPVSYRFGVPPAAFAGHDREAIPDVASRHLRTKVDRTTSGFCPFCDGPVTPAVTPVPEIDPDADGGDEHEHAAEALSERPEDIPWVRYTCRQCGAEPTVGLSLAFVGHPAVVSFHYTRGVDLEERDVWDFAEADPDHQVVRSREPFRASVTYEADGDTLTLTVDEDMAVVDIEESV from the coding sequence ATGACCGACTCACGATTCGTCGAGCGGACCGACCCGGACGAGGTGTTCGCGCTCCTGTCGAACGACACCCGGGTCCGGACCCTCCGGGCGCTGTGGGAGGCCGAGGACCGCACGGCCACGTTCTCGGAGTTGCGCGAGGCGGTCGGGATGCAGGACTCGGGGCAGTTCAACTACCACCTCGACGAACTCGTCGGGCGGTTCGTCGCCAGGACCGAGGACGGCTACGAGCTCACCCGCGCTGGCAAGCTCATCAACGGCGCGATCGAGGCCGGAGCGTACACGTCGGAGGGGTCGATCGACCCCCTCGAACTCGAGGAGCCGTGTCCGACCTGCGGCGGCGCCCGGACCTTCCGCTACGAGGACGAGACGGTCCGGGTCGAGTGCGACGCCTGTCCCGTCAGCTACCGGTTCGGGGTCCCGCCCGCCGCCTTCGCCGGTCACGACCGCGAGGCGATCCCGGACGTCGCCAGCCGGCACCTACGGACGAAGGTCGATCGGACCACCAGCGGCTTCTGCCCGTTCTGTGACGGTCCCGTCACGCCGGCAGTCACGCCGGTTCCGGAAATCGACCCCGATGCGGACGGGGGCGACGAGCACGAGCACGCAGCCGAGGCACTCTCCGAGCGCCCCGAGGACATCCCGTGGGTCAGGTACACCTGCCGGCAGTGCGGTGCCGAACCGACGGTCGGGCTGAGCCTCGCGTTCGTCGGCCACCCCGCCGTCGTCAGCTTCCACTACACCCGCGGCGTGGACCTGGAGGAACGCGACGTGTGGGACTTCGCGGAGGCGGACCCCGACCACCAGGTCGTCCGGAGCCGGGAGCCGTTCCGCGCGAGCGTGACCTACGAGGCCGACGGCGATACCCTGACGCTGACCGTCGACGAGGACATGGCGGTCGTCGATATCGAGGAGAGCGTGTGA
- a CDS encoding aminotransferase class V-fold PLP-dependent enzyme, protein MATQDVTPLDVERVREDFPILEREIDGQQLVYLDNAATSQTPERVIDAISDYYREYNANVHRGIHQLSQEASIAYEEAHDRVAEFVGADGRKELVFTSGTTESMNLVAYAWGLNELGPGDEVVLTEMEHHASLVTWQQIAKRTGAECKYIPITEDGYLDMEAARELVTDDTEMVSVVHVSNTLGTVNPVADLVDLAHDHDAYAFVDGAQSVPHQPVDVKAMDCDFFAFSGHKMCGPTGIGALYGKQHVLEEMEPYRYGGDMILKVTFEDSQWNELPWKFEAGTPNIADGIAFAEACDYLDDIGLERVHRHEQQLAEYAYDRLTEQDDVEVYGPPGDDRAGLVAFNLETTHAHDLSSILNDHAVAIRAGDHCTQPLHDVLGASASARASFYLYNTREEIDALVEAVDDARQLFA, encoded by the coding sequence ATGGCAACGCAGGACGTCACGCCGCTGGACGTCGAGCGCGTCCGGGAGGACTTCCCCATCCTGGAGCGCGAGATCGACGGCCAGCAACTCGTCTACCTCGACAACGCGGCCACCTCCCAGACGCCCGAGCGCGTCATCGACGCCATCAGCGACTACTACCGCGAGTACAACGCCAACGTCCACCGCGGCATCCACCAGCTCTCCCAGGAGGCGAGCATCGCCTACGAGGAGGCCCACGACCGCGTCGCGGAGTTCGTCGGCGCCGACGGCCGCAAGGAGCTCGTCTTCACCTCCGGGACGACGGAGTCGATGAACCTCGTCGCCTACGCCTGGGGCCTGAACGAACTCGGGCCCGGCGACGAGGTCGTGCTCACCGAGATGGAGCACCACGCCTCGCTGGTGACGTGGCAGCAGATCGCGAAGCGGACCGGCGCCGAGTGCAAGTACATCCCCATCACCGAGGACGGCTACCTCGACATGGAGGCCGCGCGTGAACTCGTCACCGACGACACCGAGATGGTGAGCGTCGTCCACGTCTCGAACACGCTCGGGACCGTCAACCCCGTCGCGGACCTCGTCGACCTCGCTCACGACCACGACGCCTACGCCTTCGTCGACGGCGCTCAGTCGGTCCCGCACCAGCCCGTCGACGTGAAGGCGATGGACTGTGACTTCTTCGCGTTCTCCGGGCACAAGATGTGCGGCCCGACTGGTATCGGCGCGCTGTACGGCAAGCAGCACGTCCTCGAGGAGATGGAGCCGTACCGCTACGGCGGCGACATGATCCTGAAGGTCACCTTCGAGGACTCGCAGTGGAACGAGCTGCCCTGGAAGTTCGAGGCCGGCACGCCCAACATCGCCGACGGTATCGCGTTCGCGGAGGCGTGTGACTACCTCGACGACATCGGGCTCGAACGGGTCCACCGCCACGAGCAGCAACTGGCCGAGTACGCCTACGACCGCCTCACCGAACAGGACGACGTGGAGGTGTACGGGCCGCCGGGCGACGACCGCGCCGGTCTCGTCGCGTTCAACCTGGAGACGACCCACGCACACGACCTCTCCAGCATCCTCAACGACCACGCCGTCGCCATCCGTGCCGGCGACCACTGCACCCAGCCGCTCCACGACGTGCTCGGTGCGAGTGCCTCGGCCCGCGCGTCGTTCTACCTCTACAATACGCGCGAGGAGATCGACGCGCTGGTCGAGGCCGTCGACGACGCGCGACAGCTGTTCGCCTGA
- the lipA gene encoding lipoyl synthase, translating to MSGTRKPDWLKMRPPSGERFTEIKSTLREHDLHTVCEEASCPNLGDCWSGRNGPGTATFMLLGDRCSRGCNFCDVETGGMELPDPEEPANVADAVAEIGLDYVVLTSVDRDDLPDQGAGHFADTIRAIKDRDPSILVEALTPDFQGEADLVAEVAAAGADVLAHNVETVERLQWPVRDRRAGYEQSLAVLEQYARDSDAYVKTSLMLGVGEYDHEVYRTLGDLREVGTDIVTFGQYLQPSRSHLEVFDYVHPDKFETWRDVAEGEFDFSYCASGPMVRSSFKAGEFFVEAVHREGKSVAEARAEARARGD from the coding sequence ATGAGCGGCACGCGCAAGCCCGACTGGTTGAAGATGCGGCCACCGTCGGGCGAGCGGTTCACGGAGATCAAGTCGACCCTCCGGGAGCACGACCTTCACACCGTCTGCGAGGAGGCGTCCTGCCCGAACCTGGGGGACTGCTGGTCCGGGCGGAACGGCCCCGGCACGGCGACGTTCATGCTGCTGGGGGACCGCTGCTCGCGGGGCTGTAACTTCTGTGACGTCGAGACCGGGGGGATGGAGCTGCCGGACCCCGAGGAACCCGCCAACGTCGCGGACGCCGTCGCGGAGATCGGCCTCGACTACGTCGTCCTCACGTCGGTCGACCGCGACGACCTGCCCGACCAGGGCGCAGGCCACTTCGCCGACACCATCCGGGCCATCAAGGACCGTGACCCGTCCATCCTCGTCGAGGCGCTCACGCCCGATTTCCAGGGCGAGGCCGACCTCGTCGCGGAGGTCGCCGCGGCGGGCGCGGACGTGTTGGCGCACAACGTCGAGACGGTCGAGCGGCTCCAGTGGCCCGTCCGGGACCGGCGCGCGGGCTACGAGCAGTCGCTCGCGGTCCTCGAACAGTACGCCCGCGACTCGGACGCCTACGTCAAGACGAGCCTGATGCTCGGCGTCGGCGAGTACGACCACGAGGTCTACCGGACGCTGGGCGACCTACGGGAGGTCGGGACGGACATCGTCACGTTCGGCCAGTACCTCCAGCCCTCGCGGTCGCACCTGGAGGTGTTCGACTACGTCCACCCGGACAAGTTCGAGACGTGGCGTGACGTGGCTGAGGGCGAGTTCGACTTCTCGTACTGCGCCTCGGGCCCGATGGTCCGGTCGTCGTTCAAGGCGGGTGAGTTCTTCGTCGAGGCCGTCCACCGGGAGGGCAAGAGCGTCGCGGAGGCGCGTGCGGAGGCACGGGCGCGGGGAGACTGA
- a CDS encoding glycosyltransferase family 87 protein — protein MSALQALQRCRRERPRWTAVAVATLAILLAWPVVDWWLRGIEVAPQFRFWDFGAYGNAVDRWQAGEALYVRNDNGGFHGSYLYPPFSVLLFYPFVALFEPDMTRLVWSAATVLFMWVGLQALVASLGRSLSVPERLLGLLALLGFQPFLLGIKMGQTVGVTGGLLALAGAGVVNDTAGRRLRGVWATLAGVTTALVGLLKLPFAPAGAHLLRSKRRFAAAVGTGLVLLALSVAVFGIDSHRLYLDVLAWGVESGGGARNPALWLPPYFKPLAWLSGSIALRLVGSAIVVAYAVLAADADREVFALGVASIPLLAPLVYTYYFTAVLPAVVVLLAVEFDHPSGRPTIPLVGLLLLQFHSYGLKFLVDNVPDAIPAFTALRPAYFLLQPGLWGSLVLVGLAAARVAEQVELPGWLDAWLADLRSDENDIEAD, from the coding sequence ATGTCCGCCCTCCAGGCCCTCCAGCGCTGCCGCCGGGAACGGCCGCGCTGGACCGCTGTCGCCGTCGCCACGCTCGCGATCCTGCTGGCGTGGCCCGTCGTCGACTGGTGGCTCCGCGGCATCGAGGTCGCGCCGCAGTTCCGCTTCTGGGACTTCGGAGCGTACGGCAATGCCGTCGACCGCTGGCAGGCCGGCGAGGCGCTCTACGTCCGGAACGACAACGGTGGCTTCCACGGCAGCTACCTCTACCCGCCGTTCTCGGTGCTGCTGTTCTACCCGTTCGTGGCGCTGTTCGAACCCGACATGACGCGACTCGTCTGGAGCGCCGCCACAGTCCTGTTCATGTGGGTCGGGCTGCAGGCGCTGGTCGCGTCGCTGGGCCGGTCGCTCTCCGTGCCCGAGCGACTGCTGGGCCTGCTCGCCCTGCTGGGCTTCCAGCCGTTCCTGCTGGGAATCAAGATGGGCCAGACCGTCGGCGTCACGGGCGGGCTGCTCGCCCTGGCCGGCGCCGGCGTGGTGAACGACACCGCCGGCCGACGGCTCCGGGGCGTCTGGGCGACGCTCGCCGGCGTCACGACCGCCCTCGTCGGCCTCCTGAAGCTCCCGTTCGCCCCCGCGGGTGCCCACCTGCTCCGGAGCAAGCGCCGGTTCGCCGCGGCCGTCGGCACCGGTCTGGTCCTGCTCGCCCTCTCGGTCGCCGTCTTCGGCATCGACAGCCACCGGCTCTACCTCGACGTGCTGGCGTGGGGCGTCGAGTCGGGCGGCGGCGCGCGGAACCCGGCGCTCTGGCTGCCGCCGTACTTCAAGCCGCTGGCGTGGCTCTCCGGGAGCATCGCCCTCCGCCTGGTCGGCAGCGCCATCGTCGTGGCCTACGCCGTCCTCGCCGCGGACGCCGACCGCGAGGTGTTCGCACTGGGCGTCGCGAGCATCCCGCTGCTCGCGCCGCTCGTGTACACGTACTACTTCACGGCCGTCCTCCCGGCGGTCGTCGTCCTGCTCGCGGTCGAGTTCGACCACCCCTCGGGACGGCCGACGATCCCGCTGGTCGGGTTGCTCCTGCTCCAGTTCCACAGCTACGGGCTGAAGTTCCTCGTCGACAACGTCCCGGACGCGATTCCGGCGTTCACGGCGCTGCGCCCCGCGTACTTCCTGCTCCAGCCCGGCCTGTGGGGGAGCCTCGTCCTCGTCGGGCTGGCCGCCGCACGGGTCGCCGAACAGGTGGAACTGCCCGGCTGGCTGGACGCATGGCTGGCGGACCTGCGGTCCGACGAGAACGATATCGAAGCCGACTGA
- a CDS encoding MFS transporter, giving the protein MGLIRMTKYRTLLLATIGFNFSFLIWFSFAPFTGPMAEEFGLSLTEIGILASAAIWLAPFGRILTGWLSDKFGAPTVFAIVLGYVGVFSIASAFAQDYTVFFVERLVVATAGITFVIGIQHVSEWFEEEELGTAEGIYAGIGNAGAAGGALILPRVFPASWNGPLFSTNWRAAFFYTGVISIGLAVTYYLLGEAAKSEEKRQATAEQAGFTDWLHTATRYGTVVLALAYVMTFGLELSMNGWLATYYREGFNTQNLTLAATFAATFSVAAGLLRPIGGYVSDRLARNETNILPIFTGRYREQWTFVSLCFVVLTMFGMTLAGLSGQVLLAVGAGFLVGMGCAFAEGAIFAQVPAMFPNSSGAVAGVVGGVGTIGGIIYPLVYAAPFLANLHVGYAIVGASMIPIVLLTAWVFQPRIASVANEAGFVGDEPAAVSADD; this is encoded by the coding sequence ATGGGACTGATCCGGATGACGAAGTACCGGACGCTGTTGCTCGCCACCATCGGGTTCAACTTCTCGTTCCTGATCTGGTTCTCGTTCGCGCCGTTCACGGGGCCGATGGCCGAGGAGTTCGGGCTCTCGCTGACCGAAATCGGCATCCTGGCGAGCGCGGCCATCTGGCTCGCGCCGTTCGGCCGCATCCTGACGGGCTGGCTCTCAGACAAGTTCGGGGCGCCGACGGTATTCGCCATCGTGCTGGGCTACGTCGGGGTGTTCTCGATTGCGTCGGCGTTCGCCCAGGACTACACCGTGTTCTTCGTCGAACGCCTCGTCGTGGCGACGGCAGGCATCACGTTCGTCATCGGCATCCAGCACGTCTCCGAGTGGTTCGAGGAGGAGGAACTCGGGACGGCGGAGGGTATCTACGCCGGCATCGGGAACGCGGGCGCCGCGGGCGGCGCGCTCATCCTGCCCCGGGTGTTCCCCGCGAGCTGGAACGGGCCGCTGTTCTCGACGAACTGGCGGGCCGCGTTCTTCTACACGGGCGTCATCTCCATCGGGCTCGCGGTCACGTACTACCTGCTGGGCGAGGCCGCAAAGAGCGAGGAGAAGCGGCAGGCGACCGCCGAGCAGGCCGGCTTCACGGACTGGCTCCACACCGCCACGCGCTACGGGACGGTCGTGCTCGCGCTGGCGTACGTGATGACGTTCGGCCTGGAGCTGTCGATGAACGGCTGGCTGGCGACCTACTACCGCGAGGGGTTCAACACGCAGAACCTCACGCTGGCGGCGACGTTCGCAGCGACGTTCTCGGTCGCGGCGGGCCTGCTGCGGCCCATCGGCGGGTACGTGAGCGACCGGCTGGCCCGCAACGAGACGAACATCCTTCCCATCTTCACGGGCCGCTACCGTGAGCAGTGGACGTTCGTCTCGCTGTGCTTCGTCGTCCTGACGATGTTCGGGATGACGCTCGCCGGCCTGTCCGGGCAGGTGCTGCTGGCGGTCGGCGCCGGCTTCCTGGTCGGGATGGGCTGTGCGTTCGCGGAGGGCGCCATCTTCGCGCAGGTGCCGGCGATGTTTCCGAACAGTTCGGGCGCGGTCGCGGGCGTCGTCGGCGGCGTCGGCACCATCGGCGGCATCATCTACCCGCTCGTGTACGCGGCGCCGTTCCTGGCGAACCTGCACGTCGGCTACGCCATCGTCGGCGCGTCGATGATCCCCATCGTCCTGCTGACGGCGTGGGTGTTCCAGCCCCGCATCGCGAGCGTGGCCAACGAGGCCGGCTTCGTCGGCGACGAGCCGGCGGCGGTCTCGGCCGACGACTGA
- the msrA gene encoding peptide-methionine (S)-S-oxide reductase MsrA, with protein MTDTETATFAGGCFWCIEAAMKELDGVHAAESGYTGGHTEDPSYREVCSGSTGHAEAVQVAFDPSVITYEELLEVFFSIHDPTTEDRQGPDVGSQYRSAVYYHDDEQKALVEGFIEALEDEGVYEDIVTEVEPLGEWYRAEEKHQDYFEKNPDQPYCAAQVRPKVEKVREKFSAKVRADGGVPEASSESLADRVRRLFR; from the coding sequence ATGACAGACACCGAGACGGCGACGTTCGCGGGCGGGTGCTTCTGGTGCATCGAGGCGGCGATGAAGGAACTCGACGGCGTCCACGCGGCCGAGTCGGGCTACACCGGCGGCCACACCGAGGACCCCAGCTACCGCGAGGTCTGCTCGGGGAGCACGGGCCACGCCGAGGCCGTGCAGGTGGCGTTCGACCCCTCCGTCATCACGTACGAGGAGCTACTGGAGGTGTTCTTCTCCATCCACGACCCGACGACCGAGGACCGCCAGGGCCCGGACGTGGGCTCGCAGTACCGCTCGGCCGTCTACTACCACGACGACGAGCAGAAAGCGCTCGTCGAGGGGTTCATCGAGGCGCTGGAGGACGAGGGTGTCTACGAGGACATCGTCACGGAGGTCGAACCGCTGGGCGAGTGGTATCGCGCCGAGGAGAAGCACCAGGACTACTTCGAGAAGAACCCAGATCAGCCCTACTGCGCCGCGCAGGTCCGGCCGAAGGTCGAGAAGGTCCGCGAGAAGTTCTCCGCGAAGGTGCGGGCGGACGGGGGCGTTCCGGAGGCGTCGAGCGAGTCACTGGCCGACCGCGTGCGACGACTGTTCCGGTAG
- the cdd gene encoding cytidine deaminase gives MVTDEELVAAAREACERAYAPYSGYDVGAALLARDGTVFRGCNVEMITFTNTIHAESGALGAAVAAGHREFDAVAVASGERDGVTPCGLCRQTLAELCDDDLRVLCDVGDGIKEWTLGELLPGAMSGDEVEHQR, from the coding sequence ATGGTCACCGACGAGGAACTCGTCGCGGCGGCGCGCGAAGCGTGCGAACGGGCCTACGCCCCCTACTCGGGCTACGACGTGGGGGCCGCCCTCCTGGCGCGCGACGGCACCGTCTTCCGGGGCTGCAACGTGGAGATGATCACCTTCACCAACACCATCCACGCCGAGAGCGGCGCGCTCGGGGCCGCGGTCGCCGCCGGCCACCGCGAGTTCGACGCCGTCGCCGTCGCCTCGGGCGAGCGCGACGGGGTCACGCCCTGCGGGCTCTGCCGCCAGACGCTGGCCGAACTCTGCGACGACGACCTCCGGGTGCTCTGTGACGTGGGCGACGGCATCAAGGAGTGGACGCTCGGCGAACTGCTGCCGGGCGCGATGTCCGGCGACGAGGTCGAGCACCAGCGCTGA
- a CDS encoding 30S ribosomal protein S12, whose protein sequence is MANGKYAARKLKKDRQKQRWSDSDYARRARGLGKKSDPLEGAPQGRGIVLEKVGIEAKQPNSAIRKCVRVQLIKNGKQVTAFCPGDGAISFIDEHDEVTIAGIGGAKGRAMGDLSGVNYKVEKVNGVSLIELVRGNAEKPVR, encoded by the coding sequence ATGGCGAACGGCAAGTACGCCGCGCGTAAGCTGAAGAAGGACCGCCAGAAGCAGCGGTGGTCCGACTCGGATTACGCACGGCGGGCACGCGGGCTGGGCAAGAAGTCCGACCCGCTCGAAGGCGCCCCGCAGGGCCGAGGTATCGTACTGGAGAAGGTGGGCATCGAGGCCAAGCAGCCCAACTCCGCGATCCGGAAGTGTGTCCGGGTCCAGCTCATCAAGAACGGGAAGCAGGTCACCGCGTTCTGTCCCGGTGACGGTGCCATCTCGTTCATCGACGAGCACGACGAGGTCACCATCGCCGGCATCGGCGGCGCGAAGGGCCGCGCGATGGGTGACCTCTCCGGTGTCAACTACAAGGTCGAGAAGGTGAACGGCGTCTCCCTGATCGAACTCGTCCGCGGGAACGCGGAGAAGCCCGTCCGATAA